In Balaenoptera musculus isolate JJ_BM4_2016_0621 chromosome 17, mBalMus1.pri.v3, whole genome shotgun sequence, a genomic segment contains:
- the MAL2 gene encoding protein MAL2 codes for MSAGGAPVPPPPNPAVSFPAPRVTLPVGTDILRTYSGAFVCLEIVFGGLVWILVASSNVPLPLLQGWVMFVSVTAFICSLLFLGVFLSGVVTQINANWNFLDLAYHFTVFVFYFGAFLLQAAATSLHDLRCNRTMAVQPLLNDDKYNINVAATIFAFVTTACYGCSLGLALRRWRP; via the exons ATGTCGGCCGGCGGAGCGCCAGTCCCGCCGCCCCCGAATCCCGCCGTGTCCTTCCCGGCGCCACGGGTCACCCTGCCCGTCGGCACCGACATCCTGCGGACCTACTCGGGCGCCTTCGTCTGCCTGGAGATT GTGTTCGGGGGACTCGTGTGGATCCTGGTCGCCTCCTCCAACGTTCCTCTACCTCTGCTGCAAGGATGGGTCATGTTCGTGTCTGTGACGGCTTTCatctgttccctcctcttcctgggcGTGTTCCTGTCAGGCGTGGTGACTCAGATTAATGCCAATTGGAACTTCCTG GATCTCGCTTACCATTTTACAGTGTTCGTCTTCTACTTTGGAGCCTTTTTGCTGCAAGCAGCTGCCACATCGCTGCACGATCTACGTTGCAATAGAACCATGGCTGTGCAGCCGCTCTTGAACGATGACAAGTATAACATCAACGTGGCGGCCACA atttttgcCTTTGTGACGACAGCTTGTTACGGTTGCAGTTTGGGTCTGGCTTTACGACGATGGCGACCGTAA